A window of the Bacillota bacterium genome harbors these coding sequences:
- a CDS encoding YbjQ family protein → MLITTQDEFADYEITETLSMVKGNTIRARHIGKDIMAGIRNLVGGEITDYTKMMAESREQSLDRMIEDAKEKGADGIVGARFVTASLMQGAAELLAYGTAVKLKKK, encoded by the coding sequence ATGTTAATCACGACGCAAGACGAGTTTGCGGACTACGAAATAACCGAAACGCTTAGTATGGTTAAGGGTAACACGATTAGAGCGAGGCACATCGGCAAGGACATCATGGCGGGAATACGCAACCTGGTCGGCGGGGAGATAACGGACTACACCAAGATGATGGCCGAGTCGCGGGAGCAGTCGCTCGACAGGATGATCGAAGACGCGAAAGAGAAAGGCGCCGACGGCATCGTGGGAGCGCGCTTCGTAACGGCCAGCCTGATGCAGGGAGCGGCCGAACTGCTCGCGTACGGTACCGCCGTGAAACTGAAAAAGAAATAA
- a CDS encoding erythromycin esterase family protein, whose translation MKKRVYTTLDDWILHEAIPFSVDSSETFNASIDKVIASLDDSVELLGFGEALHGGEDILMLRNRLFQRLVETHGYSAIAIESSFPRARAVNEYIAGRGPASYEAVQDTGFSHGFGRLDANRELVEWMRRYNADPSHRVKLRFYGFDSPTEMTVSDSPRQVLHFVLDYLASIDSAGGQEHRERIDPLLGQDSDWENPAAAMDAAKSIGRSPAATALRIETEDLISELHIRRPELVAKSDKSSYLEAMQYASVGRQLLNYHAELARQSSERVVRLLGIRDALMADNLAYMVSRERGRGKVLAFAHNSHLKRGKAQWQLGPDLLIWWPAGAHLNEMFSPRYAVIGSAVGVSDANGIGPPEAGTLEARLTAVPGPARFIETHKGQGLPTSEIAALPTRSGSMKNPTYFALTPKSFTDFDWLAVLDSTVYNRGGPPLQQWDANPEQ comes from the coding sequence ATGAAAAAAAGGGTGTATACCACCCTCGACGATTGGATTCTGCACGAAGCGATTCCGTTCTCCGTCGATTCGTCCGAAACCTTCAACGCTTCCATCGACAAGGTCATCGCCTCACTTGACGACTCGGTGGAGTTGCTTGGCTTCGGAGAAGCACTCCACGGCGGCGAGGACATTCTTATGCTCCGCAACCGGCTCTTCCAGCGCTTGGTGGAGACGCACGGCTACAGCGCCATTGCCATCGAGAGCAGTTTTCCTCGGGCGCGCGCAGTGAATGAGTACATAGCCGGTCGCGGCCCGGCATCGTATGAGGCCGTGCAGGACACCGGATTCAGCCACGGCTTCGGCCGGCTCGACGCGAATCGAGAACTCGTAGAGTGGATGCGGCGATACAATGCCGATCCTTCCCATCGCGTCAAACTCCGGTTCTACGGCTTCGATAGTCCGACCGAAATGACCGTCAGCGATAGTCCAAGGCAAGTACTGCATTTTGTTCTCGATTACCTTGCCTCGATTGACAGTGCCGGCGGGCAAGAGCATCGCGAACGCATCGACCCGCTTCTTGGCCAAGACTCTGATTGGGAAAATCCTGCTGCAGCGATGGACGCAGCGAAGTCTATAGGCCGCTCACCAGCCGCAACCGCTCTGCGGATTGAGACGGAGGATCTGATTTCAGAACTGCATATACGCCGTCCGGAATTGGTGGCTAAGAGCGACAAAAGCAGCTATTTGGAAGCCATGCAGTATGCTTCCGTGGGCAGGCAGTTACTGAACTATCATGCCGAGTTAGCGCGACAGTCGAGTGAACGGGTTGTCAGACTTCTTGGCATTCGCGACGCGTTGATGGCGGACAATCTGGCATACATGGTGTCCCGTGAGCGCGGCCGGGGGAAAGTGTTGGCTTTTGCTCACAACAGCCATCTGAAGCGCGGGAAGGCACAATGGCAACTCGGCCCTGACTTACTCATATGGTGGCCGGCGGGAGCGCACCTCAATGAGATGTTCAGCCCGCGCTATGCCGTCATTGGTTCGGCGGTGGGCGTTTCCGATGCAAACGGCATCGGCCCGCCCGAAGCCGGCACGCTTGAGGCGCGGCTGACTGCCGTGCCGGGGCCGGCGCGGTTCATTGAAACTCACAAAGGCCAAGGGCTTCCAACCTCGGAAATCGCAGCTCTTCCGACTCGCTCGGGCAGTATGAAGAACCCGACCTACTTCGCACTGACTCCTAAAAGCTTCACCGATTTCGACTGGCTGGCTGTCCTGGATTCAACGGTATACAACCGCGGTGGGCCGCCGCTGCAACAATGGGACGCTAACCCAGAGCAGTAA
- a CDS encoding ABC transporter ATP-binding protein: MMYIIDLRQVTKTYEGSAGIFTVLKGIDLQVRKGEFVAVVGKSGSGKTTLINMISGIDRPTSGEIIVGNRLVQSLTESQMAVWRGRNIGVVFQFFQLLPTLTVLENVMLPMDFCNTFPLKERKRRAALLLDKVGVEEQADKFPSCLSGGEQQRVAIARALANDPQIIVADEPTGNLDSRTAEMVFEIFDGLVDEGKTVILITHDRDVGKRVKRCITLADGRIIDDIPVNKEAGRNNRKVL, translated from the coding sequence ATGATGTACATCATCGACCTGCGTCAGGTGACAAAAACCTACGAAGGCTCCGCCGGCATATTCACCGTACTCAAAGGGATTGATTTGCAGGTGCGAAAAGGGGAGTTTGTCGCCGTTGTCGGCAAATCCGGCAGCGGGAAAACTACCCTGATCAATATGATTTCCGGCATAGACCGGCCCACTTCAGGTGAAATAATTGTCGGCAACAGGCTGGTCCAGTCTCTTACCGAAAGCCAGATGGCTGTTTGGAGAGGAAGAAACATAGGAGTGGTGTTTCAGTTCTTTCAACTCCTTCCTACGTTGACGGTACTGGAGAATGTAATGCTTCCAATGGACTTCTGCAATACTTTTCCTTTAAAAGAGCGTAAAAGACGGGCAGCACTTTTATTGGACAAGGTTGGCGTAGAAGAACAGGCTGATAAGTTTCCATCATGCCTATCGGGAGGGGAGCAGCAGAGAGTTGCCATAGCCAGGGCTCTGGCAAACGACCCGCAAATAATCGTAGCCGACGAGCCCACCGGGAACCTTGACAGCCGGACAGCCGAAATGGTATTTGAGATTTTCGACGGGTTGGTGGATGAAGGGAAAACCGTTATATTAATAACGCACGACAGGGATGTAGGCAAAAGGGTAAAGCGCTGCATAACTTTGGCTGACGGTAGGATCATTGATGATATTCCGGTAAATAAGGAAGCGGGCAGGAACAACAGGAAGGTGCTGTAA
- a CDS encoding MBL fold metallo-hydrolase, with the protein MKVSENVHALKVPFKIPVGPGVEVARFVYVFLIYGESICLIDTGVSGSEEAVFGYIRKSGRRPEEISLVVLTHAHPDHIGALYAVKRATGCTVAAHEGDRRWVEDVELQLRERPIPGFGTLVGGSVKIDGVLEDGDIVELGGGLSLEVFHTPGHSQGSISVFLKEGGALFSGDAIPTAGDIPIYDDVTASVDSVKKLKGAGGVKLLLSSWDEPRKGERAYRAMDDGLRCIQRAHDAVLKATGGDAYQDPMELCRRVVAEMGLPAAAVNPLAARTFQAHLKLRDRKDLTGD; encoded by the coding sequence ATGAAGGTATCCGAAAATGTTCACGCGCTGAAGGTTCCGTTTAAGATCCCGGTCGGCCCGGGGGTTGAGGTCGCGAGGTTCGTGTACGTGTTTCTGATATACGGTGAGAGCATCTGTCTTATCGACACCGGCGTGAGCGGCTCTGAAGAGGCCGTTTTCGGCTATATACGCAAAAGCGGCAGGCGGCCGGAGGAAATAAGTCTGGTCGTGCTGACACACGCCCACCCGGACCATATCGGCGCGCTGTACGCCGTAAAACGGGCTACCGGCTGCACTGTGGCGGCGCATGAGGGAGACCGACGGTGGGTTGAAGACGTCGAGCTGCAACTGCGGGAGCGGCCGATCCCAGGATTCGGCACCCTGGTGGGCGGGTCGGTGAAAATTGACGGCGTGCTTGAGGACGGGGACATCGTGGAACTGGGCGGTGGACTTTCGCTGGAGGTGTTTCATACGCCGGGACACTCGCAGGGCTCGATATCCGTTTTTCTCAAAGAGGGCGGCGCTCTCTTTTCCGGGGATGCGATTCCGACTGCCGGTGACATCCCCATTTACGACGATGTTACGGCCTCCGTCGATTCCGTCAAGAAACTAAAGGGTGCCGGCGGTGTGAAACTGCTGCTGTCTTCCTGGGACGAACCGCGGAAAGGCGAGCGGGCTTACCGGGCGATGGATGACGGACTGCGCTGCATCCAGCGCGCTCACGACGCGGTGCTGAAGGCGACCGGCGGCGATGCTTATCAGGACCCGATGGAACTGTGCCGGAGGGTTGTCGCCGAAATGGGTCTTCCGGCGGCTGCCGTCAATCCTCTGGCCGCAAGGACCTTCCAGGCGCATCTGAAACTCCGCGACCGTAAGGATTTAACAGGGGATTAA
- a CDS encoding GNAT family N-acetyltransferase encodes MAVVQVTTQAQVKRFIDLEAAVYRNNPYWVPAIAKDTSRLITGRTPFSSYIEQNAFYAEHEGEVTARVCMFINRLFIKNRKRNTAFFGLFEALPDKQIDVVELFRAAVSWLKEKGVSSLTGPVNGDLFFGFGLKSDRFDELPVFPYSYAQPYYAAYLESMGFNKQHRELCYSIDLESIPEAHLLSRYEIPGVDIRPVSLTDFQRDHAAIIGIGNAAFKNIWYFAGYDVDTSYEFWMEKKPFIVPDFVLIAEAGGRPIGYIISFLDLNAAVQAMGGRNDLFAALKFLWTRRGIRDGSVFSMGVLPAYAGKGVGSALLAAILLTMKKRGFTKCYYHTVTDNNIPSRKLAESFNGSVTANYAGYYKKV; translated from the coding sequence ATGGCTGTTGTCCAGGTAACTACCCAAGCGCAGGTAAAACGGTTTATTGATTTGGAGGCGGCCGTGTATCGCAACAACCCTTACTGGGTTCCGGCGATAGCGAAAGACACCTCAAGATTGATAACCGGCCGGACTCCTTTCTCTTCCTATATCGAACAAAATGCTTTTTACGCGGAACATGAAGGAGAGGTTACGGCGCGTGTCTGTATGTTTATAAACCGCCTGTTTATCAAGAACCGGAAAAGGAATACCGCCTTCTTCGGTCTTTTTGAAGCCCTGCCGGATAAACAAATCGACGTCGTTGAACTCTTCCGGGCCGCCGTCTCCTGGTTGAAAGAAAAGGGAGTGTCTTCTTTAACGGGTCCGGTAAACGGCGATCTTTTCTTCGGTTTCGGCTTGAAATCGGACCGTTTCGACGAGCTGCCCGTGTTTCCCTATTCATACGCGCAGCCTTACTACGCGGCGTATCTCGAAAGCATGGGCTTCAATAAGCAGCACCGGGAACTGTGTTATTCCATCGACCTCGAATCCATCCCCGAAGCACATCTGTTATCGCGTTACGAAATTCCGGGCGTCGATATACGGCCCGTATCCTTAACCGACTTTCAGCGGGACCACGCCGCAATCATAGGAATAGGGAACGCGGCGTTTAAGAACATATGGTACTTTGCAGGTTACGACGTCGACACCAGTTACGAATTCTGGATGGAAAAGAAGCCTTTTATCGTCCCTGATTTCGTGCTGATAGCCGAGGCCGGCGGGCGGCCGATAGGATACATAATATCATTCCTTGACCTCAACGCCGCCGTCCAGGCAATGGGGGGAAGAAACGACCTTTTCGCCGCCTTGAAGTTTCTGTGGACGCGAAGGGGCATCAGGGACGGAAGCGTCTTCAGCATGGGGGTGCTTCCCGCTTATGCCGGTAAGGGCGTCGGCTCGGCCCTGCTGGCAGCCATCCTTCTGACCATGAAAAAGCGCGGCTTTACTAAATGCTACTACCATACCGTAACCGACAACAACATTCCCTCGCGCAAACTGGCCGAGTCGTTCAACGGAAGTGTCACCGCCAACTACGCCGGTTACTACAAAAAAGTTTAA
- a CDS encoding IS1182 family transposase, whose product MGYIEGHDRNQIILFPESIDDYISDHSPIRVIDEYVDQLDIEELGFNKAVCPSIGRPPYNPKDMLKLYLYGYLNRTRSSRRLEHEASRNIEVIWLLKKLRPDFKTIADFRKDNKKALKKVFRDFTRLCDEWGLFGKELVAIDGSKFRACNAKRNNYSAKKLNRHLKHVDQKIDKYLQELDEGDDAEACDRKPDAAEIQKRIQELRDRKKKYEQYQKQLKESGENEISTTDPDARLMCNNNNNVDVSYNVQTTVDSKHKLIADFKVTQKPNDLGELDNMALRAKKLFGGKEFEVLADKGYYKAEDLKTCVENGITPYVTKQIYSNGTGD is encoded by the coding sequence ATGGGATATATAGAAGGCCACGACCGAAATCAGATAATACTTTTTCCGGAAAGCATCGATGATTACATAAGCGACCACAGCCCCATCCGAGTAATAGATGAGTATGTGGATCAGCTTGACATAGAAGAGCTCGGTTTCAACAAAGCCGTCTGTCCATCAATAGGAAGACCGCCATACAACCCCAAAGACATGCTGAAGCTTTACCTGTACGGATACCTTAACCGGACACGCTCATCCCGAAGGCTTGAACACGAAGCATCAAGGAACATAGAAGTCATCTGGCTTCTGAAGAAACTAAGACCCGACTTCAAGACCATAGCAGATTTCAGAAAAGATAACAAAAAGGCGCTGAAAAAGGTATTCAGGGACTTCACCAGGCTTTGCGATGAATGGGGTTTATTTGGCAAGGAACTGGTGGCGATCGACGGTTCGAAGTTTCGCGCCTGCAATGCAAAAAGAAACAACTACAGCGCTAAAAAACTCAACAGGCACCTAAAACACGTTGACCAAAAGATAGACAAATACCTGCAGGAACTCGACGAGGGAGATGACGCCGAAGCCTGCGACCGGAAGCCCGATGCCGCAGAAATACAGAAAAGGATTCAGGAGCTTCGCGACCGCAAGAAAAAATACGAACAATACCAAAAACAGCTTAAAGAAAGCGGCGAAAACGAAATATCCACCACCGACCCCGATGCCCGGCTCATGTGCAACAACAACAATAACGTCGATGTAAGCTATAATGTCCAAACAACAGTAGATTCCAAGCATAAACTAATAGCCGATTTCAAAGTCACCCAAAAACCGAACGACTTGGGCGAACTTGACAACATGGCGCTCAGAGCAAAGAAGCTCTTCGGCGGCAAAGAATTTGAAGTATTAGCAGACAAAGGATACTACAAAGCCGAAGACCTTAAGACATGCGTAGAAAACGGCATAACCCCCTACGTCACCAAGCAAATATACTCGAACGGAACCGGAGACA
- a CDS encoding TetR/AcrR family transcriptional regulator has product MTKNIKDRRVQKTRKLLQDALVDLVAEKGYESITVQEILDRANVGRSTFYAHFQYKDQLLHSCFDDIHELFEQLNKRVSEARKNSEGINDVDITLSLFRFAGRNHRFFKALLGKRSNGVFNQHFYDYLFAHMHEHLKLPLASEKHDSLQSEIMAHYLASAFMGILVWWVDNDLPCTAEEIDMYFKRLVMPGFRNVSGLNHETRFKRLHETL; this is encoded by the coding sequence GTGACCAAGAACATCAAAGACAGGCGGGTGCAAAAGACCCGCAAACTCTTGCAAGACGCGCTGGTCGATTTAGTCGCGGAAAAAGGTTATGAGTCGATCACCGTTCAGGAGATTCTGGATCGGGCCAACGTCGGACGCTCCACCTTTTACGCTCACTTTCAGTACAAAGATCAACTGCTGCACAGCTGTTTTGACGATATCCATGAACTATTTGAGCAGCTTAATAAACGGGTTTCAGAGGCAAGGAAAAACTCTGAAGGCATCAACGACGTCGATATTACCCTCAGCTTGTTCCGGTTCGCCGGACGAAATCATCGTTTCTTCAAAGCCCTGCTGGGGAAGCGGAGTAACGGTGTATTCAACCAGCATTTCTACGATTATCTGTTTGCTCATATGCACGAGCATCTCAAACTGCCGCTGGCAAGCGAGAAGCATGATTCGCTTCAATCCGAAATCATGGCTCACTACCTTGCAAGCGCCTTTATGGGCATCCTGGTATGGTGGGTTGATAATGATCTGCCTTGTACGGCGGAAGAGATAGATATGTATTTCAAACGGCTGGTGATGCCTGGTTTCAGGAATGTTTCGGGGCTGAATCACGAGACCCGGTTTAAAAGGTTACATGAGACGCTATAG
- a CDS encoding FtsX-like permease family protein, which produces MSDKTRTILVMIAMIIGVTGVGAVLNARAILSREMDVNYMRTNPASATLWVEGIDDETVRKVKSMPGILDAEAGRTIAGRVRSDDGDEKKIVMFVVENFSDMRIGTFEPEDGKRPPEKGDILVERAAMQVINAKTGDKLDIKLPGGPYTEWKLAGTVHAPALPPAWMEDEVFSFITLETYQQLGGDNGFNELKFVVSENRMDKTYVQRVTYKLKDWLEQNGKKVWRIEIPEPGKHPHATQMQTLLFLLGAFGIIALILSAVIVANVISALLSQQIRQIGMMKAVGAKSGQIAAIYLSFVIILGIAAIALAVPAAVLAGRAYSSFAANMLNFQIFSYRIPLWTFLSQIAVGLLLPLLAAVYFIVKGSRITVIEALQDYGVALNNKNPNTRDSISSRFGGISRPFLLSIRNTFRKKGRLLFTLGVLSIGGALFITAMNVSASMNTSSAGVIKSYRFDASIGLARPYKSTDIEESVKKVPGIKDVEVWGGSQAVTVHADGMSGDNFKVLAIPSGSKLVTSVKPNTGRWLAQEDTNAVVLNQRVLNKEPDTKVGDTIILRINGKDSVWKVVGVVQEMMSEPKAYVNQEYFQQLTGQEGFGQNVVITTGNRDSKNIEFAVRDVEKNLDSAGFEITSVVKVDDIRRKIDGHLLLLAVMLIMMSFLGVVVGGLGLSTTMSINVLERTREIGIMRAVGASTHSIFRIIVGEGVLIGLLSWVFAAAIATPASIFISYMFGTIFFETPLKIALSPTGVFIWLVLAMLFAALSSLYPAYKASRMSVREVLSYE; this is translated from the coding sequence ATGTCCGATAAAACAAGAACAATCCTCGTCATGATTGCGATGATAATAGGCGTCACCGGTGTCGGGGCGGTGTTGAACGCCAGGGCAATCCTCAGCCGTGAAATGGATGTCAATTATATGCGCACAAATCCGGCGTCTGCGACTCTATGGGTTGAAGGCATTGATGATGAAACCGTCAGGAAAGTAAAGAGCATGCCCGGGATCCTGGATGCAGAAGCCGGAAGGACTATCGCAGGGCGGGTACGGTCAGATGATGGCGATGAAAAGAAAATCGTCATGTTTGTTGTTGAGAATTTCAGCGACATGCGTATAGGTACATTCGAGCCGGAAGACGGAAAACGGCCTCCTGAAAAAGGGGACATACTTGTCGAAAGAGCCGCAATGCAGGTTATAAACGCAAAAACAGGCGACAAATTGGATATCAAGCTGCCGGGAGGCCCTTACACCGAGTGGAAGCTGGCAGGCACAGTGCATGCTCCCGCTCTTCCCCCTGCCTGGATGGAAGATGAAGTATTCAGTTTTATAACTCTGGAAACCTATCAGCAGCTTGGCGGCGATAATGGCTTTAATGAATTGAAATTCGTCGTATCAGAAAACCGGATGGATAAAACTTACGTACAAAGAGTCACATATAAATTAAAAGACTGGCTGGAGCAAAACGGAAAGAAAGTATGGCGGATTGAAATACCAGAACCCGGCAAGCATCCTCATGCAACCCAGATGCAAACCCTTTTGTTCCTGCTGGGAGCCTTTGGAATAATTGCGCTTATTTTAAGCGCCGTGATTGTAGCTAATGTGATCTCGGCACTTCTATCCCAGCAAATCCGCCAGATAGGAATGATGAAGGCCGTCGGCGCAAAGAGCGGCCAGATTGCAGCAATTTATCTGAGTTTTGTCATAATACTGGGGATTGCAGCAATTGCCCTTGCCGTCCCTGCAGCAGTTCTTGCCGGTAGGGCATACTCTTCTTTTGCCGCAAATATGTTGAACTTCCAGATTTTCAGCTATAGAATCCCCCTATGGACGTTCCTGAGTCAAATCGCAGTCGGCCTCCTGCTGCCTTTACTGGCAGCCGTTTATTTCATTGTTAAAGGAAGCCGGATTACCGTAATTGAAGCGCTGCAAGATTACGGAGTTGCTTTGAATAATAAAAATCCGAATACCCGTGATAGCATCAGTTCAAGATTCGGAGGAATATCCAGGCCGTTTCTTCTCTCTATAAGGAACACTTTCCGAAAAAAGGGCAGATTGTTATTCACCCTTGGGGTGCTCTCTATTGGAGGAGCTTTGTTTATTACTGCCATGAATGTTTCCGCATCCATGAATACAAGTTCGGCAGGGGTTATAAAGTCTTACCGTTTTGATGCCTCTATAGGCCTTGCCCGCCCTTATAAGAGTACTGATATAGAGGAATCGGTAAAAAAAGTCCCCGGTATAAAGGATGTAGAAGTCTGGGGAGGTTCGCAAGCCGTAACTGTACATGCGGACGGTATGAGCGGCGACAACTTCAAAGTCCTTGCAATCCCATCAGGCTCAAAACTAGTAACATCTGTCAAACCGAACACAGGCAGATGGCTGGCTCAGGAGGATACCAATGCTGTCGTTCTAAACCAACGGGTGTTGAACAAGGAACCTGATACAAAGGTTGGAGATACCATTATATTAAGAATAAACGGAAAGGACTCTGTCTGGAAAGTTGTCGGAGTTGTCCAGGAAATGATGTCCGAACCGAAGGCATATGTAAATCAGGAGTATTTTCAGCAGCTAACAGGCCAGGAAGGTTTCGGTCAGAATGTAGTTATCACAACCGGAAACAGGGATTCGAAAAATATAGAATTTGCCGTAAGAGATGTTGAAAAGAATCTTGATTCTGCCGGTTTTGAAATCACAAGCGTTGTCAAGGTGGATGACATAAGGCGGAAGATTGACGGACACCTTCTGCTCCTTGCCGTCATGCTGATTATGATGTCGTTCCTGGGCGTTGTAGTCGGAGGTCTTGGACTTTCGACCACTATGAGTATAAATGTGCTGGAACGTACCCGTGAAATCGGTATAATGCGTGCCGTCGGGGCCTCCACACACTCAATATTCCGTATAATCGTCGGTGAAGGAGTCTTAATCGGCCTTTTGAGTTGGGTATTTGCGGCCGCAATAGCTACTCCAGCAAGTATTTTTATCAGTTATATGTTTGGGACCATATTTTTCGAGACGCCTTTAAAGATAGCATTATCCCCTACAGGTGTTTTCATATGGTTGGTGCTGGCCATGCTGTTTGCAGCGCTGTCCAGCCTCTATCCGGCATACAAGGCCTCAAGAATGAGCGTCCGGGAAGTGCTTTCTTACGAATAA